The Sphingobacterium bambusae genome includes a window with the following:
- a CDS encoding RNA polymerase sigma factor has protein sequence MDTCSLDDTSICKKEVFAAFFQKQVKALRNFLFYRYGDQDQANDIAQEAFVALWQNCHRVPYAGAQAYLYKVANNKTLKVKAHEKVVLTYQQRSNYNEENYESPQFLLEEKQFKEQLLQAIAGLKETQRVAFLMHRIDKMKYAEIADALGISVKAVEKRIHLAMLALKDQLTTFK, from the coding sequence GTGGATACATGTTCATTGGATGATACATCCATTTGCAAAAAGGAAGTCTTTGCCGCGTTTTTTCAGAAACAGGTGAAGGCGTTGCGAAATTTTCTGTTTTATCGCTACGGCGATCAAGACCAAGCAAATGATATAGCGCAGGAAGCCTTCGTGGCGCTGTGGCAAAACTGTCATCGGGTGCCCTACGCAGGAGCACAAGCCTATCTATATAAGGTAGCAAACAATAAAACGCTAAAGGTAAAAGCACATGAGAAGGTGGTGTTGACCTATCAGCAACGCAGCAACTATAACGAGGAAAATTACGAATCGCCGCAGTTCCTACTGGAAGAAAAGCAATTTAAAGAGCAGCTATTGCAGGCTATAGCAGGTTTAAAGGAAACGCAGCGCGTAGCCTTTTTGATGCACCGAATTGATAAGATGAAATATGCCGAAATTGCTGATGCTTTAGGTATTAGCGTCAAGGCAGTGGAGAAGCGTATACATTTGGCGATGTTGGCGCTTAAGGATCAATTAACGACATTTAAGTAA
- a CDS encoding FecR domain-containing protein: protein MKEENRLAKFLDGSLSDAEKNNWEQDPDKELYEQIKRYSADLSVPSNTADEHLLEAIMNSKAKTVKKMSPFRSSRWLAVAAVLLCVFLGGWLMWSSEAVFQAPAHAALQVELPDGSEVLLDKGSKASYKRFTWLLQRDVKLEGDAYFAVERGQTFTVETTMGTVRVLGTRFDVLTKDGNLSVHCYHGKVEVQQAQEKMLLTAGQSLRLDDGTWERDSLFLQEPAWKADQLLFQSASLDQVVREMERSFAVTFKSSTQQVAGAQQFTGKLPTSDLEAAIHIIEKAFSISCRKLADNRYVIEAK from the coding sequence ATGAAAGAAGAAAATAGATTGGCCAAATTTCTTGATGGTTCACTTTCCGACGCGGAAAAAAACAATTGGGAGCAAGATCCCGACAAGGAGCTTTATGAGCAGATCAAACGGTATTCTGCCGACTTATCGGTACCCAGCAATACAGCGGATGAGCACTTGTTGGAAGCTATAATGAACAGCAAGGCCAAAACGGTAAAAAAAATGTCCCCCTTCCGCAGCAGCCGTTGGCTGGCTGTAGCCGCCGTGCTACTCTGCGTGTTTCTAGGAGGATGGTTGATGTGGTCATCAGAAGCTGTTTTTCAGGCACCAGCACACGCAGCCTTGCAGGTAGAGTTGCCGGACGGTTCGGAAGTGTTGCTGGACAAAGGATCGAAAGCAAGTTACAAACGTTTCACATGGTTGCTACAGCGGGATGTGAAGCTCGAAGGTGACGCCTACTTCGCCGTAGAAAGAGGACAGACCTTTACCGTAGAAACCACGATGGGCACGGTGCGGGTGCTGGGTACGCGTTTTGATGTGCTGACAAAGGACGGTAATCTAAGCGTACATTGTTACCACGGAAAAGTGGAGGTGCAGCAAGCTCAGGAGAAAATGCTGTTGACCGCGGGGCAATCCCTCCGTTTAGACGACGGAACATGGGAACGGGATAGTCTTTTTCTGCAGGAACCCGCTTGGAAAGCTGACCAATTGCTGTTTCAATCGGCCAGCTTAGATCAGGTCGTAAGGGAGATGGAGCGTTCATTTGCCGTAACGTTTAAAAGCAGCACACAGCAAGTGGCGGGTGCACAGCAGTTTACAGGCAAACTGCCTACCTCAGATCTAGAGGCCGCTATACATATCATCGAAAAAGCATTTTCAATTAGTTGCCGTAAATTGGCAGATAACCGCTACGTTATTGAAGCAAAGTAG
- a CDS encoding TonB-dependent receptor, protein MRYKLFGCVWMLLFLYCACALAQEKSMPLRQYLALLEQQHQLSFSFLEGDIATKRIVPPNGLLAADEALVDLQSKTGLIFTKVNKRYVVVHRPEAERMLVKGVIKDATTELPMANASIRSVNGQHTLTDDNGLFSLAMPSHGTLMITHIGYKPLRFKIPEGNLGKEIALVMERQVNQLEEISVKHFLTKGLQIRADRSYQMKPRVTGLLPGLTEPDVLQTLQQLPGIVSIDQSISNISVRSGSHDQNLFLWNGIRLFQTGHFFGLISAFNPNLPHTVTIYKNGTPALLGESVSGTILIDSPPDQGERSTSIGANLINADFNSSFKSSPNTYWQFSGRRSLMDYVNSPVYNRYRDRVFQNTKVTNFFADQSLSYRSEEDFRFHDLSGQVKHRFSDREAISVNALWIANNLAVTQQNSLDSISETSELAQMSFASNLMYEQKWANGQESELRMSFSRYKLFAEDFYEDRDQVGVQRNQVFDKTFSLRHALALSDSWKLSAGYELGDITIKNDEQDSQSLQSQSLAAQLVARYPHLYITTGLRATHFMSYGRFRAEPRVSVSYFFKKYWTMTIAAEAKSQAAYQEIQQQQDFFGIETRRWELADGAETPILRSNQASFDIQFQKGEWLLRAESFVKKVNDLNSRSQGFQNQFAQADALGSYTVKGAELQLQKQHGPFTAWTNFHINDSRYHFPTLYTARFANNFETPYAIRWGLLYAARKWEAAVGGTWYAGRYYTQPNSRIPSIANDGSLYIDYMAPNSSQLQDNFQLNASLSLTMAVRKNLRFKTGLAMQNMANSATVINRSYRINRNSETIEEIDNYNLARTSNVFIRVYF, encoded by the coding sequence ATGCGCTATAAATTATTTGGCTGTGTTTGGATGTTGCTGTTCCTGTACTGTGCATGCGCGTTGGCACAAGAGAAAAGCATGCCTCTACGTCAGTATTTAGCGCTATTGGAGCAGCAACATCAGCTATCTTTCAGTTTTTTGGAAGGGGATATTGCGACTAAACGTATCGTTCCACCGAACGGCCTTCTTGCAGCGGATGAAGCATTGGTTGATCTGCAGTCGAAAACCGGATTGATTTTTACGAAGGTTAATAAGCGCTATGTGGTCGTCCATCGTCCGGAAGCCGAAAGAATGCTTGTAAAGGGCGTTATAAAAGATGCAACTACAGAGCTGCCGATGGCAAATGCAAGTATCCGAAGCGTCAACGGACAACACACCTTGACGGACGACAACGGTCTTTTTTCGTTGGCCATGCCAAGCCATGGCACACTGATGATCACGCACATTGGGTATAAACCGCTTCGTTTTAAAATACCGGAAGGTAATCTTGGTAAGGAAATAGCGTTAGTAATGGAGCGGCAGGTGAACCAACTGGAAGAAATATCTGTGAAACATTTTCTGACCAAAGGACTGCAAATTCGCGCCGATAGAAGCTACCAAATGAAACCACGGGTGACAGGGTTGCTACCCGGGCTGACAGAGCCCGATGTTTTACAGACACTGCAACAACTCCCGGGAATTGTGAGCATCGACCAGTCGATTTCAAATATCAGCGTCCGATCTGGGTCGCACGACCAAAACTTATTTCTATGGAATGGTATTCGTCTTTTCCAAACGGGGCATTTCTTTGGATTGATATCGGCATTTAACCCTAACTTACCGCACACCGTTACCATTTATAAAAATGGTACGCCAGCCTTGCTGGGCGAGTCCGTATCGGGAACCATATTGATCGACAGTCCGCCTGACCAAGGAGAGCGAAGCACGTCGATAGGCGCTAACTTGATCAATGCAGATTTTAACAGTTCCTTCAAGAGCTCGCCGAATACCTATTGGCAATTTAGCGGACGGCGCTCACTGATGGATTATGTGAACTCGCCGGTCTATAATCGCTACCGTGATCGCGTGTTCCAGAATACGAAAGTTACCAACTTCTTCGCCGATCAGAGCCTGAGTTACCGCAGTGAAGAGGATTTTAGATTTCACGACCTCAGCGGGCAGGTGAAGCATCGGTTTTCAGACCGAGAGGCGATCAGCGTCAATGCGCTATGGATAGCCAACAATCTGGCTGTAACCCAACAGAACAGTTTGGATTCCATTTCAGAAACCAGTGAACTGGCACAAATGTCTTTTGCTAGCAACCTGATGTATGAACAAAAATGGGCCAATGGGCAGGAAAGCGAACTACGCATGTCCTTCTCGCGATACAAATTGTTTGCTGAAGATTTTTATGAGGATCGTGATCAAGTGGGCGTGCAACGAAATCAGGTTTTTGATAAGACCTTTTCGCTTCGACATGCGCTTGCCCTATCCGATTCGTGGAAGCTTTCGGCAGGCTATGAGCTGGGCGATATAACCATCAAAAACGACGAACAGGATTCGCAATCTCTGCAGAGCCAGTCGCTCGCGGCACAGCTCGTGGCGCGTTACCCGCATTTGTATATCACGACAGGTCTGCGAGCCACGCATTTTATGTCCTATGGCCGTTTTCGTGCCGAACCACGTGTATCGGTTTCCTACTTCTTTAAGAAGTATTGGACAATGACAATAGCCGCTGAAGCCAAAAGCCAGGCTGCCTATCAGGAAATACAGCAACAGCAGGATTTCTTTGGTATCGAAACGCGGCGCTGGGAACTGGCCGATGGTGCGGAAACACCGATTTTACGGAGTAACCAAGCATCGTTCGATATACAGTTTCAAAAAGGAGAATGGCTGCTTAGGGCGGAATCTTTTGTTAAGAAGGTAAATGATCTTAACAGCCGTAGCCAAGGATTCCAAAACCAATTTGCCCAAGCGGATGCCTTAGGGAGCTATACCGTGAAAGGAGCGGAGCTTCAGCTACAAAAGCAACATGGACCGTTTACGGCGTGGACAAATTTTCATATCAACGACAGCCGTTATCACTTTCCGACATTATACACAGCGCGCTTTGCGAATAACTTTGAAACCCCCTATGCCATACGCTGGGGCCTACTGTATGCCGCACGAAAATGGGAGGCAGCCGTGGGCGGTACTTGGTATGCCGGTAGATATTATACGCAACCCAACAGCCGGATACCCTCCATCGCCAATGATGGTAGTCTTTACATCGACTATATGGCACCCAATAGTAGTCAATTGCAGGATAACTTTCAGTTGAACGCATCCCTCAGTTTGACCATGGCTGTACGCAAGAACCTTCGCTTTAAAACGGGTTTGGCTATGCAGAATATGGCGAATAGTGCTACGGTGATTAACAGAAGCTACCGTATCAACCGGAACAGTGAAACGATCGAAGAGATCGATAACTACAACCTCGCGCGTACCAGTAATGTTTTTATCCGCGTCTATTTTTAG
- a CDS encoding RraA family protein — MFSRYLSAAKAAMLVAATAWLAPAHAQQLPKEELLFLTSSWKGERFEDGRPKVEDQWVERAKSIGLADAWTILKNAGYLNQFVGEWKLLRDDVPIVGRAVTATYIPRRPDVEQHILDRGHAAGRQGNSNTWPIEKLVKGDVYVADGFGKIAGGTLIGQTLGSAIYNKSGNGVVFDASVRDLEGLLAIDGFNAFVRDFHPSFLEESMLIGLNSPTRIGRAIVLPGDLVMAQREGVLFIPAHLVEHVVIRGEFILLRDRFGFEVIKSGKYSSGQIDNQWTAEIKAAFLKWLEKDPSALKMTAQQLEKLMEDRTW, encoded by the coding sequence ATGTTTAGTCGATACCTATCCGCGGCCAAAGCGGCAATGCTTGTGGCGGCAACGGCCTGGCTCGCGCCAGCACACGCGCAGCAGCTCCCCAAAGAGGAGTTGCTGTTTCTAACATCAAGTTGGAAAGGAGAACGCTTTGAGGATGGACGACCAAAGGTTGAAGACCAATGGGTGGAACGCGCAAAATCTATTGGACTCGCCGATGCTTGGACCATCCTGAAAAATGCGGGCTATCTGAATCAATTTGTGGGCGAATGGAAATTGCTACGTGATGATGTCCCCATCGTAGGACGTGCCGTAACCGCTACTTATATACCGCGACGTCCTGATGTAGAGCAGCATATACTCGACCGTGGGCATGCTGCCGGCAGACAAGGCAACAGCAACACCTGGCCAATAGAAAAGCTGGTCAAAGGCGATGTATATGTGGCCGATGGTTTTGGAAAAATCGCCGGCGGCACACTAATTGGGCAAACACTCGGTAGCGCCATCTACAACAAATCAGGCAATGGTGTCGTCTTCGACGCATCTGTACGCGATTTAGAAGGTCTCCTAGCGATCGATGGTTTCAATGCATTCGTGCGCGATTTTCACCCGTCCTTTTTAGAAGAGTCCATGCTCATAGGCTTAAATAGCCCTACGCGCATTGGTCGTGCCATCGTGTTGCCCGGCGATCTCGTTATGGCGCAACGCGAAGGTGTACTCTTTATTCCCGCACATTTGGTGGAGCATGTGGTTATCCGAGGGGAGTTTATTCTGCTTCGCGACCGCTTTGGCTTTGAGGTTATCAAATCGGGAAAATACAGTAGTGGACAGATCGACAACCAGTGGACAGCCGAAATTAAAGCGGCCTTTCTAAAATGGCTGGAAAAAGACCCTTCAGCTTTGAAAATGACGGCACAACAACTAGAAAAACTGATGGAAGATCGTACGTGGTAA
- a CDS encoding RidA family protein — protein MKTTNNGRRSLLKKLAASATGVFGLGFLAKAGEGLSTPEKQVGNVTKDQEIPLFSGHTKHGNLVFVAGKGAHFDGDVAAHTKHVLDELEKELKSAGSSLEKVLKVNVYLADLADYDKMNAAYRGRFGNKPPVRTTVATYGGVPGDSLVEMDCIAYV, from the coding sequence ATGAAAACAACAAACAATGGACGTCGCTCCTTATTGAAAAAGCTTGCTGCATCAGCAACCGGTGTATTTGGGTTGGGATTTTTGGCTAAAGCTGGCGAAGGCTTGTCCACGCCAGAAAAACAAGTGGGCAACGTCACTAAAGATCAAGAGATTCCTTTGTTCTCTGGACACACCAAGCATGGTAACCTCGTGTTTGTAGCGGGCAAAGGTGCGCATTTTGATGGCGATGTGGCTGCACATACCAAGCATGTGTTGGATGAATTGGAAAAGGAGCTTAAAAGTGCTGGATCGTCCTTAGAAAAAGTACTCAAAGTAAATGTATACTTGGCGGATCTAGCTGACTATGATAAAATGAACGCGGCCTACCGAGGTCGTTTTGGTAACAAACCGCCCGTGCGTACCACCGTAGCCACTTATGGTGGTGTTCCCGGCGACTCCCTCGTTGAAATGGATTGTATCGCCTATGTTTAG
- a CDS encoding MFS transporter yields the protein MKDSKNNLSPQRWYRLLPVAFITYSLAYLDRANFGFAAAGGMAEDLQITPAISSLLSSLFFLGYFFFQIPGARYASQNSAKKLIFWSLILWGGLAAATGMVHDVYSLIAIRFLLGVVESAVMPAMLILLSNWFTKQERSRANTLLILGNPATVLWMSVASGYLIDALGWRWMFIIQGLPGVIWAFFWWRLVEEKPADAKWLSAEEKKELAHHFEEEQHAIKPVQNYAEAFRSKTVILLCIQYLLWNVGVYGFVMWLPTIIKSAPDVSIVTTGWLAAVPYLFAIIGMLATSYYADRGSKRKNFIWPFLLLGTLAFSFSYYLGSTHFWLSYGLLIVAGAAMYIPYGPFFALVTEVLPRNVSGGAIGLINSMGALGSFGGAYLVGVLNAHTKSFSAAYLFMASCLFLATVITLTIRTEKK from the coding sequence ATGAAGGATTCAAAGAACAATCTATCGCCACAACGTTGGTACAGACTACTGCCTGTGGCCTTTATCACCTACAGCTTGGCCTACCTTGATCGGGCAAACTTTGGTTTCGCAGCCGCTGGAGGCATGGCTGAGGATCTGCAAATCACGCCGGCAATATCTTCACTGCTAAGCTCGCTGTTTTTTCTGGGCTACTTTTTCTTCCAAATTCCGGGAGCGCGCTACGCTTCGCAAAATAGCGCAAAAAAGCTGATCTTCTGGTCACTTATCTTGTGGGGTGGCTTAGCGGCCGCCACCGGTATGGTGCACGACGTGTACAGCTTGATTGCTATTCGCTTCCTACTAGGCGTTGTTGAAAGCGCAGTAATGCCCGCCATGCTCATCCTGCTGAGTAATTGGTTTACCAAGCAGGAACGTTCGCGTGCCAACACCCTGTTGATCTTGGGCAATCCGGCCACTGTGCTCTGGATGTCTGTTGCCTCGGGCTACCTCATTGATGCCCTCGGTTGGCGCTGGATGTTCATTATCCAAGGTCTGCCGGGCGTAATATGGGCTTTCTTTTGGTGGCGCTTGGTTGAAGAGAAGCCTGCAGATGCCAAATGGTTAAGTGCCGAAGAGAAAAAGGAGCTCGCGCATCATTTTGAGGAAGAGCAGCATGCCATAAAACCTGTACAAAACTATGCCGAGGCATTCCGCTCAAAAACCGTTATTCTGCTCTGCATCCAATACCTGCTTTGGAACGTTGGTGTTTATGGCTTCGTCATGTGGCTGCCCACCATTATCAAGTCGGCGCCGGATGTAAGCATTGTAACCACGGGCTGGCTCGCTGCGGTGCCTTATCTCTTTGCCATTATAGGTATGTTGGCCACCTCCTATTACGCCGATAGAGGCAGCAAGCGTAAGAACTTTATCTGGCCATTTCTGCTATTGGGCACATTGGCCTTTTCATTCTCCTATTACCTAGGCTCCACCCATTTTTGGCTGTCCTACGGGCTACTGATCGTCGCAGGTGCGGCGATGTACATCCCTTACGGCCCATTTTTCGCTTTGGTTACCGAGGTGCTTCCACGCAATGTGTCTGGCGGTGCCATCGGCCTTATCAACAGTATGGGTGCATTGGGTTCCTTTGGCGGCGCCTATCTTGTGGGCGTGCTGAATGCCCATACAAAAAGCTTCTCTGCCGCCTATCTGTTCATGGCGAGTTGCCTTTTTCTAGCCACCGTAATCACATTAACCATCCGGACAGAAAAGAAATAA
- a CDS encoding nuclear transport factor 2 family protein encodes MKNTYILLLFALVQSSCSNVGQTAQPPSCELRKTDVLDALESFRLALLHPTEEQLLELTDAKLTYGHSSGFVEDRSSFIHSLVSKKFVFTALQFSDVSMELAGCTAIVRHQLHGQSADEGKPPGQVKLHVVLVWHKDQEGLRLLARQAVKL; translated from the coding sequence ATGAAAAATACATATATCCTGCTTCTCTTTGCACTTGTACAGAGCAGCTGCAGCAATGTTGGCCAAACAGCACAACCTCCCAGCTGCGAATTGCGTAAAACAGATGTCTTGGACGCCTTGGAATCCTTTCGTTTGGCTCTTCTGCATCCAACAGAAGAGCAACTCTTAGAGCTAACAGATGCCAAGCTTACCTATGGGCATTCCTCGGGTTTTGTGGAAGATCGCAGTAGCTTCATCCATTCCTTGGTTTCCAAAAAATTCGTATTTACGGCATTGCAGTTTTCGGATGTATCCATGGAGTTGGCGGGCTGCACCGCCATCGTGCGACACCAGCTGCATGGGCAAAGTGCCGACGAAGGAAAGCCTCCAGGTCAGGTAAAACTCCACGTTGTTTTGGTATGGCATAAGGATCAAGAGGGATTGCGCTTATTAGCGCGTCAAGCGGTCAAATTATAG
- a CDS encoding amidohydrolase/deacetylase family metallohydrolase: MKIKMLFALLFLLGLNHSLYSQAYDLVIKDGHIIDPKNNIDEPMDIAISDGLIAKVSKHIDTASAIQVVHAKGLYVVPGLIDIHTHHFWGTQLDQNYMNGPSAFPPDGFTFRNGITTVVDAGSSGWTSFSAFKKQTIDLSKTRVLAFLNIVGQGMRGGAYEQNTEDMDAKMSALTAKQNPEHIVGFKVAHYEGYDWTPVERAVQAGKLAGGLPTMIDFGGSTPPLPIRELFMEKLQPGDIFTHAFAQLGAREYLVDMKTEKIKPFVYEARKRGINFDVGYGGISFAFSQAIPAIKEGFYPDAISTDIHIGSMNGSMKDMLTVMDKFIAMGMPLSKVIEASTWKPAQIIKRTELGNLSEGAPADIAVLGIRQGDFGLFDYIGHRIASQQRLECELTVRDGTIVYDYNGRANPLNVDFKKYLRDQNIQRRTLREH, from the coding sequence ATGAAGATAAAAATGCTATTCGCCCTGCTATTTCTGCTGGGCTTGAACCATAGCTTATATAGCCAAGCATACGACTTAGTCATTAAAGATGGGCATATCATCGATCCCAAAAATAATATCGACGAGCCCATGGACATTGCTATCTCCGATGGCCTTATTGCAAAAGTGTCCAAACATATCGATACCGCTTCGGCAATACAGGTCGTACATGCCAAAGGCCTATACGTTGTACCCGGTCTTATCGATATACACACCCACCATTTCTGGGGAACCCAGCTAGATCAAAATTATATGAATGGCCCCAGCGCATTTCCCCCTGACGGCTTTACCTTTCGCAATGGCATCACTACAGTGGTGGATGCGGGAAGCTCGGGATGGACTTCTTTCTCAGCGTTTAAAAAGCAGACCATCGATCTTTCTAAAACGCGTGTTCTTGCTTTTCTCAATATCGTCGGACAGGGCATGCGCGGTGGCGCTTACGAGCAAAATACTGAGGATATGGATGCCAAAATGAGCGCGCTTACAGCAAAGCAAAATCCTGAACATATTGTAGGCTTTAAAGTAGCCCATTACGAAGGCTACGACTGGACACCGGTGGAGCGCGCCGTGCAAGCGGGCAAGCTGGCCGGTGGCCTTCCGACCATGATCGACTTTGGCGGAAGCACCCCACCCCTTCCTATTCGGGAGCTATTTATGGAAAAACTACAGCCCGGCGATATTTTCACCCATGCCTTTGCGCAGCTGGGTGCGCGCGAATACCTCGTGGATATGAAAACCGAAAAGATCAAACCTTTTGTCTATGAAGCACGCAAGAGGGGCATCAACTTCGATGTGGGGTATGGCGGTATCAGCTTTGCTTTCTCGCAGGCCATCCCTGCCATAAAAGAAGGTTTTTATCCCGACGCAATAAGCACCGACATCCACATCGGTAGCATGAATGGATCCATGAAAGACATGCTGACCGTGATGGACAAATTTATCGCCATGGGCATGCCGCTTTCCAAGGTGATTGAAGCATCGACATGGAAACCAGCACAAATCATCAAGCGCACAGAATTGGGTAATCTTTCCGAAGGAGCACCCGCCGACATCGCCGTGCTTGGCATACGGCAGGGAGACTTTGGTCTATTCGATTATATCGGGCATCGCATTGCTAGCCAACAGCGTCTAGAATGTGAGCTTACCGTCAGAGATGGAACTATCGTGTACGACTATAACGGTCGAGCAAATCCATTGAATGTCGACTTCAAAAAATACCTGCGCGATCAAAATATACAACGTAGAACTTTAAGGGAACACTAG
- a CDS encoding aminotransferase class V-fold PLP-dependent enzyme has protein sequence MQRREVLKLVSAASIIGGVFGPKQLAHAIDTAPTSAAARNLFQELGIRTFINARGTITAMSGSLMHQEVLDAIQHGAQAFCMLDEVQDKVGERIAKLVHAESAVVTSGAFAALTLGLAGVLTGMDEKKVGQLPHLAGTGMKTEVICQKSHEIVYNKALTNTGCKMIMIETMDELKNAISDKTALMFFLNIEADKGQISHEQWVEVGKQYGIPTMIDIAADVPPVSNLWKFNDMGFDLVCISGGKAMRGPQSAGILMGRKNIIQAARLSMPPRGFTIGRGMKVNKEEVLGMYVALEKFVKQDHAAEWKSWEARTDKVKKKVEAVAGIKTRLFVPKLGNITPNLEISWDPKTINITGDALAERLRKGSPSIELGEAKEHMVSLTVWMMKVGEEDIVATKLVEELNKAKV, from the coding sequence ATGCAAAGAAGAGAGGTATTAAAGTTAGTTTCCGCAGCATCCATTATCGGTGGTGTATTTGGTCCTAAACAACTTGCCCACGCTATAGATACTGCGCCGACGAGCGCCGCAGCACGAAACCTTTTCCAAGAATTGGGTATCCGTACATTTATCAATGCACGTGGCACCATCACGGCCATGTCCGGTTCCTTAATGCATCAAGAGGTGCTGGATGCCATACAGCATGGCGCCCAAGCATTCTGCATGTTGGATGAAGTACAAGATAAGGTGGGCGAGCGCATTGCCAAATTGGTACATGCCGAGTCTGCCGTAGTCACATCGGGTGCTTTTGCAGCCCTCACTTTAGGCCTTGCGGGTGTATTGACCGGCATGGACGAGAAGAAAGTGGGCCAACTGCCTCACTTGGCGGGTACCGGCATGAAAACCGAAGTAATCTGTCAAAAATCACATGAGATTGTGTACAACAAAGCACTCACCAACACGGGTTGCAAAATGATTATGATCGAGACTATGGACGAGCTCAAAAATGCTATCAGCGACAAAACAGCCTTGATGTTCTTTCTGAACATCGAAGCTGACAAAGGGCAGATCAGCCATGAGCAGTGGGTGGAAGTAGGCAAGCAATATGGTATCCCAACCATGATTGATATCGCGGCCGATGTTCCTCCAGTCTCCAACCTTTGGAAGTTTAATGATATGGGCTTTGACCTCGTCTGTATCTCCGGTGGCAAGGCCATGCGTGGCCCACAGAGCGCCGGTATTTTGATGGGGCGCAAAAATATTATTCAAGCCGCCAGACTCAGTATGCCTCCACGCGGCTTTACCATCGGTAGAGGTATGAAAGTCAACAAAGAGGAAGTATTAGGTATGTATGTGGCATTGGAAAAATTCGTCAAGCAAGATCACGCTGCCGAATGGAAATCATGGGAGGCACGAACGGATAAAGTAAAGAAAAAGGTGGAAGCCGTCGCGGGAATAAAAACCCGTCTATTTGTTCCCAAGCTTGGGAATATTACGCCCAATTTGGAAATTTCTTGGGATCCAAAAACCATCAACATCACCGGTGACGCCCTAGCCGAGCGCCTCCGAAAAGGTAGCCCTTCCATTGAGCTGGGAGAAGCCAAGGAGCACATGGTATCCTTAACTGTCTGGATGATGAAAGTCGGCGAGGAAGATATCGTCGCAACGAAATTGGTCGAAGAGCTCAACAAAGCCAAGGTGTAG